The DNA sequence AGACAAGCCGTTTGTAACGCTCAACTGCGCTGCCCTCCCAGAGAATCTTGTGGAAAGCGAACTTTTCGGTCATGAAAAGGGTGCATTCACAGGAGCCATTAACATGCGCAAGGGCCGTGCAGAAATTGCCGATGGCGGAACGCTCTTCCTCGATGAAATTGGCGATTTGACGATGCAGACTCAGGTCAAGCTGTTGCGCTTTTTGCAAGAACGCACGTTCAGCCGTGTCGGCAGCAACGAAGAACTCCATTCCGATGTTCGTTTCTTGGCGGCCACAAGCCGCAACCTCGAAGAACTCATGGAAAAGAAGCTCTTCCGCGAAGACTTGTTCTACCGCTTGAATATTTTCCCGATTTCGATGCCGGATTTGGCAAAGCGCCAGAGCGACATTATTTTGCTTGCCGAGCATTTCATTGAAAAGATGAATCTTAGGTACGGCAAAAAGATTGTTCGCTTGTCCACAACAGCAATTAACCTTTTGATGAGTTATCATTGGCCGGGTAACGTCCGTGAACTTGAAAACTGCATTGAACGCGCCGTGCTTACGGCAACAGACGATTGCATCCATAGCTACAATCTTCCGCCTTCATTGCAGACTAGCTTAAGCACGGGTACCGGAAAGATTATTACCGACCACGCTCCGCTTGACGTGATGATGTGCAATTACGAAAAGGAATTGATCACAGAAGCTATCAAGCGCAACGACGGTAATATTTCGGCAGCGGGCCGCGAACTTGGCATTTCTCCGCGAATGATGAATTATCGAATGAATAAACTAGGATTGATTACAAAATAAAATGTTCGGTTTTTACAGAATCGCTTCTGTGTGCCCAACTTTGAAAGTTGCGGATACGGAATTCAATACTGATGAAATCATACGCTGCGGTCTCCTCGCCAAAAACGAAGGGGCCGCAGTTGTTGTTTTCCCTGAACTCTGCATTACGGGTTACACCTGTAGTGATTTGTTCCATCAAGAGCTTTTGCTGAAGAAATCGTTTGCATCGCTTTTGAAAATTGCAAAGGCGTTTGACGATTCCGACATGATTGTCGCTGTGGGGCTTCCGCTCCGGATGTTCGGTAAACTCTATAATTGCGCCGTCCTTTTGCAACGCGGAAAGATTATTGGAATTACGCCCAAAATCCATTTGCCGAACCAGCGTGAATTTTACGAAAAGCGCCATTTCAATAGCGGTCGCGATTTGCTAAGCGCAAACAGTGTTAAAACCGGCAGTTATGGAAAAGCTCCGCTCACGTATTCATTTGATGGCGTGGGCGAGGTTCCGATAACAAATTTCTTTATGGTAAACGGTAGCGAAGAAATACGCATTGGCGTGGAACTTTGCGAAGACTTGTGGACCGCGGCGCCGCCTAGCGGTGAACTCGCTTTGGCTGGCGCAAATGTGATTTTAAATTTGTCTGCAAGCGATGCGCTCGTGGGGAAGGGCGATTACCGCCGTAATCTCGTGATGAATCAGTCTGCACGCTGCATGGCGGCATACGTTTATGCATCTGCCGGCGTTCACGAATCCACGACCGACATGGTCTTTAGCGGTCATTTGATGATTGCCGAAAACGGCTCCATGCTCGCCGAACGCAAAAATTACAGTCGCAAAAGTGAAATTGTTTTTGCCGATATCGATGTACAGCGCTTGAACGCTCAACGTTTAAGCGAAGGTAGTTTCCAGGATTTCGATTCCACAGAATATTTTGCAAAGGCCGCAAATTTTGCATCACTTCCCGTTGTTGCGAAAGATTCTGAAACGCCCACGGAAGGTCTTAAATACCGCTACATTGTGCCGATGCCATTTGTTCCAAGCGACATTGCACATCGCGATTCCAACTGCCGCGAAATTTTCAATATCCAATGTGCAGGACTCGCCAAGCGTCTGGAATCGTCGTATGCCAAACGAGCCGTTCTCGGCCTCAGTGGCGGTCTAGATTCAACGCTTGCATTGCTTGTCGCTGTTGAAACATTCAAGTTGCTGAATCGCCCGCTGAACGAAATCCTCGTGATTACAATGCCTGGATTCGGAACGACCAAACGCACCAAAAACAACGCTGTTGCAATGGCGGAACTTTTGGGCGTTGAACTTCGAACAATTGATATCAAGCCTTCCTGCTTGCAGCATTTCAAGGACATCGGTCACGATGCCGCAAAGCTTGATGTGACGTACGAAAACGTACAGGCTCGTGAACGCACCAAGATCTTGATGGACTTGGCAAATAAGGAAAGCGGCATTGTCGTTGGAACGGGCGACCTTTCCGAAATCGCTCTTGGTTGGAGCACGTATAACGCCGATCATATGTCCATGTATGCGGTGAACTGCGATATTCCAAAGACGCTCGTGCGTCACGTTGTCGCATGGTACGCCGATCATGTGCAAGAATTGATGAGGGAGAGTGCTGCAAATTCCCAAGATTCTGCAAAAGCGCTCGCCGATGTTCTCCGAGACATCTTGGATACGCCTGTTTCACCAGAGCTTTTGCCCGCCGATAGCAACGGACAAATAGCGCAGAAAACAGAGTCCATTCTCGGGGCTTATGAAATCCATGATTTCTATCTGTATCATTTTACAAAATATGGTGCAGAACCACGCAAATTGCTTTACTTGGCCGAGAAAGCTTTTGGGGACAAAGTGGGCGAGGATGGTACCGCAATTCAGACGAAATACCCGCGTGAAGAACTTGTTCGCGTTCTTAAGCTCTTCTTGAAGCGCTTCTTTGCGCAGCAATTCAAGCGCAGCTGCATTCCGGATGGTCCAAAGGTCGGAACAATTTCGCTCTCTCCGCGAGCTGATTGGCGAATGCCCAGCGATGCATCTTCTGCGGACTGGCTCAAGGAAATCGAGAATCTCTAAACCGCGCCGCATTTTTTGCAATGACATCCCTGCCTCCGTGCGGGGATGTTTTTGCATTATAACTGCTGGCGCTTTTTTATCAAAAACAGTTTAACAATTTGGCATTCTTTTTGCAAACGTAAAACCCCGGAACATTTGTTCCGGGGTACTTTAGTCAACAGAGATACTTTTTGTAGTTGTTAGTTATTGGTTGTTGGTCGTTAGTTTAAGGCTTGGAAATTTCAGTAAGTTTTTTAACTAATGACTATTGACTAATAACTAAGTGCTAAATTACATGTTGCTGAAGATTTGGAATCCGCTGTAAGCTTCTTGACCGTGTTCAGCTTGGTCAAGGCCGCGCATTTCTTGCTTTTCAGTCACGCGGAGACCCATAGTCTTCTTGATGACGAAGAAGATGAGGCTTGCGGCTGCGAAGCACGGGACCGCGTAAGCGAGGACGCCAACAGCCTGAGTGCCGAGAGTGTAGTCACCAGTCATATCGAAGATACCGACAGCGAGCGTACCCCAGACACCGTTGACGAGGTGAACTGAGAGAGCACCGACCGGGTCATCCAAGTGCAAGCGGTCGAACATGAAGACTGCACCGACGACGAGCACACCAGCGATAGCGCCGATAATCCAGGAAGAAAGCGGGGTCACGACGTCTGCACCAGCGGTGATAGCGACGAGACCAGCAAGGCATCCGTTGAGGGCCATGGTGGCGTCCGGCTTCTTGGAAACGATCCAGCTTGTAAGCGTTGCGGTGATGATGCCTGCGACAGCAGCGAGGTTCGTGGTCACGAGAATCCAGCTAGTAGCCTTCGGGTCGCCGTTGAGAGCAGAACCGGCGTTGAATCCCCACCAACCGAACCAGAGCATGAACACACCGATTGTTGCAAGCGGAATGTTGTGAGCCGGGATAGCGTGAACCTTGCCACCGACATACTTACCGATACGCGGTCCGAGAATCATCACGCCAGCGAGAGCTGCCCAACCACCCACAGAGTGGACGAGGGTAGAACCGGCGAGGTCATGGAAACCGTGAGCACCGAAGGTGGAAAGCCAGCCGCCGCCCCATGTCCAGCTACCGACAACAGGGTAGACGAGAGCCACGTAGGCGATGGTGAAAACGAGGAAGGAGTTGAGCTTCACACGTTCAGCAACGGCACCGGACACAATCGTTGCGGCTGTTGCTGCAAACATTG is a window from the Fibrobacter sp. UWB4 genome containing:
- a CDS encoding NAD(+) synthase translates to MFGFYRIASVCPTLKVADTEFNTDEIIRCGLLAKNEGAAVVVFPELCITGYTCSDLFHQELLLKKSFASLLKIAKAFDDSDMIVAVGLPLRMFGKLYNCAVLLQRGKIIGITPKIHLPNQREFYEKRHFNSGRDLLSANSVKTGSYGKAPLTYSFDGVGEVPITNFFMVNGSEEIRIGVELCEDLWTAAPPSGELALAGANVILNLSASDALVGKGDYRRNLVMNQSARCMAAYVYASAGVHESTTDMVFSGHLMIAENGSMLAERKNYSRKSEIVFADIDVQRLNAQRLSEGSFQDFDSTEYFAKAANFASLPVVAKDSETPTEGLKYRYIVPMPFVPSDIAHRDSNCREIFNIQCAGLAKRLESSYAKRAVLGLSGGLDSTLALLVAVETFKLLNRPLNEILVITMPGFGTTKRTKNNAVAMAELLGVELRTIDIKPSCLQHFKDIGHDAAKLDVTYENVQARERTKILMDLANKESGIVVGTGDLSEIALGWSTYNADHMSMYAVNCDIPKTLVRHVVAWYADHVQELMRESAANSQDSAKALADVLRDILDTPVSPELLPADSNGQIAQKTESILGAYEIHDFYLYHFTKYGAEPRKLLYLAEKAFGDKVGEDGTAIQTKYPREELVRVLKLFLKRFFAQQFKRSCIPDGPKVGTISLSPRADWRMPSDASSADWLKEIENL
- a CDS encoding ammonium transporter, with the translated sequence MNEVATVATVNDAIFMTENIWIMISAMLVFIMGLGFACVEAGLVRAKCSANVAFKNIAVPAIGITMYALLGFGLMYPGTFNGILGFAGFGIGDWANPANFTAAYNGHFTLFTDWLFQAMFAATAATIVSGAVAERVKLNSFLVFTIAYVALVYPVVGSWTWGGGWLSTFGAHGFHDLAGSTLVHSVGGWAALAGVMILGPRIGKYVGGKVHAIPAHNIPLATIGVFMLWFGWWGFNAGSALNGDPKATSWILVTTNLAAVAGIITATLTSWIVSKKPDATMALNGCLAGLVAITAGADVVTPLSSWIIGAIAGVLVVGAVFMFDRLHLDDPVGALSVHLVNGVWGTLAVGIFDMTGDYTLGTQAVGVLAYAVPCFAAASLIFFVIKKTMGLRVTEKQEMRGLDQAEHGQEAYSGFQIFSNM
- a CDS encoding sigma 54-interacting transcriptional regulator; the encoded protein is MKQPIGPEIAVVQKISTIIIHERNVEKLLDNVLTILDTDMGMLNGTFTLLFGNTLKIEASHGLDEKKKRLGQYQVGEGITGHVAETGRSHVIPDLRKDSRFLNRTGARNYDSQVAFICVPLIHDEQIIGTLSVDRPVDVTTDLDRDVALLEIIANITGDAASECQTMLVERQSLIDENQKLRNMLSGKPSELVGNCREMQIVYEQVRQVAPSDATVLIRGGSGTGKEMIARAIVQLSSRKDKPFVTLNCAALPENLVESELFGHEKGAFTGAINMRKGRAEIADGGTLFLDEIGDLTMQTQVKLLRFLQERTFSRVGSNEELHSDVRFLAATSRNLEELMEKKLFREDLFYRLNIFPISMPDLAKRQSDIILLAEHFIEKMNLRYGKKIVRLSTTAINLLMSYHWPGNVRELENCIERAVLTATDDCIHSYNLPPSLQTSLSTGTGKIITDHAPLDVMMCNYEKELITEAIKRNDGNISAAGRELGISPRMMNYRMNKLGLITK